The Swingsia samuiensis genome contains the following window.
CGGGTTCGATCCCCGTCATTCGCCCCAGCAAATTCATAAAAATGATAGATTACGAAAGAATATTAAGAATACTCTTTCGCGATATATGGCTTTCTAGTGTTAGTGACTGGATGTTTTGGAAAAAACATTCATAACAATCACACCTGCAATGATAAGCGCCATACCGACCATGGCTGGCATATCGAGTTTTTGCCCTTGGAAGATCCATGCAACGGTAGAGATCAAAACGATTCCAACGCCTGACCAAATGGCGTAAGCGATACCTGTGGGTATTTCTTTGAGAGCGAGAGAGAGAAAGTAAAAAGCGATTATATAGCCTAAAATGACGATAATCGTTGGGATAAGTTTAGTGAACCCGAGGCTTTGTTTAAGTGATGAAGTCGCAATTGTTTCAGATATAATGGCGACAGCAAGATACGCATAATTCATAAGTTTTTCTTCGAAAAATCAGACGGGGGGAAGGTAAGGGCGAGCAAGAAGTTTCTTCAGCCCATATTCTAAAGGTACCGGCTTCACCCCTAACTCATTTTCCATGCGGGTGATATCAAAGTTTTTATCTTCTAGTAAGCGGCGGACTTCTTCAGGGGTAATCTTGGGTAGTTTATTCATGTGTTGAATCAGATGCGCTGCCGCACTGAGCATCCATCCAGGAACAGAAATAATAGGACGGCCGCCCATTTCCGCAAAATAAAGAATCATACGGACAAAAGTGCGGTAAGAAACAGCTTTAGGCCCCGCGATGACGATACTTTCAGGTGTTTTTATTCGGCCTTTAGCAATCAGATCAATCGCAGCAATCATGCTATTGGTGACATCACTCTGATAAATGGGCTGAACAAGTGATTTACCCCCTCCAGGCAATGGAATAATGGGTAAACGCTCAAGTAATGTAGCGAGGCGCTGAACATTATCCTCCCCTTGAGCACCGTAAATCATCGTTGGATGAAGGATAACAGAAGGGCGGCCATCTTGTATTAAAGCCTGCTCCCCCTTGAGGACGCCTCTGCCATGATCATCCATCCAGCGTGTAAATTTGCGTGTGCTTCCTAAGGCGACAACAGGTGCCTGAGTAGCCTTTAGGATATTTGGGATATATTTGGCATGCGCTGTATTTATAACAAGATCAGCATTTTCTAGGGCGATGGGCAGATTCTCTGCATCCGTCAAATCAGCTTGTCGAACAGCTTTGCAGGCATCGGCTAAGTCGGGTGCTAGTTTCCCACAACTGCGAACAACTGCAATGACGTTGAGGTTGCGTTGAATGAGCGCACGGCACAAAGCTGCACCAGAGCGCCCATTGGCCCCAATAACGCAGATATTCATATCAGTGAGTGTTTGTGTCACTGAACGGTAACTTTTAAGCTCTTTTCGATCAAAGCTTCCGTGTCTGAAGAAGATTTGAATAAGTCTGATACGATAATGGGTGTGGCGGTAGAGAGGTTAAAAGAAATTGTACGATTTTGGGGAGATGATAAGAAATCAGGAACAGGGCTCAATGCTGGAACGTCTGAGAGGGATGCAGTGAGTTGTTTGATAATGGCATCACGAACTAAGGCTTGAGCCTTTGGATCTGACGGTAGAGTATTTCCTGATATTCTCGCGAGCATAGGAATTAAACTATTAACCATACGGTCACCGTGAATACTCACGCTGATTTCAGAGAGTTTTATAGCATGAAGCATAGCCTCTAATTTCAAGAATTGATTTTTATCACTGTCATTTGAAGTGTTTTTCAGTTCTTGATTAATCGTTGGCGTCAATAGTTTGATAGAGACCGATGCGTTACTATAATTCGGAATTGTGACGTTATATTGAATATTATAAGAGCCGGTATGGATGTCTTTGGTGGCCGTGGTTTGTATAGATGAATGTGCTCCATCAAGTTGAATGGGGAGTTTTTTATTGGTGAGATGGAAATGAATTCCGGTGTTTGAGCTAACGGTTGAAAGGGTATCAACTCCAGTTTTCGACGCGTTGCTTGTTATTTGATCAATAGCGAACGACATGCGTTCCTCTGAAAAACTTACTTTTTGTAAAGAAAGCGAAGCGGGGTAGATATCGCTCCAATATAACATATTGGGGGTCAAAGCATGTGAAAGTGCGAGCGGTAAATTCGCTTGGCTGAATTTAAGGGTCTGAATGTTAAATTCGGCTAATGTGGTGGGTTTATCTGATTGAACTGGGATGTTCTTGGGTGAAGGAATATCTGCAATGGCTTGAATGTCATTCAATAAGAAAGAAACCGTTTTGTCATTAGCATAATCATCTATGTGTATTTGAGAGATTTTTAATGCTGCACCGATTGAGGATTTATCATCTGCACTTTTTATAGAAAGATGATCGACGTCTCCATGGCCTAGGCTTATTTGCTCAGGTAATTGATTTAAAGGTGTGTGCTTGAGATCGAAATTAAGAGGCGTAATAAGGTGGTTTGCGTGTAAAGAGTTTACATTTAGTAAAGCTTTAGGTGTCTGGAGTGAGCCGCTGGTTATATCAAGAACAGAGAGGCTTAATTTTCCATCGGGTGTCGTGGTGGGGTGGCCTAATAAAACCTGACAAGCGCGGAAGGTTTGAGGCCCTCTTTGTAAGACGACATCTTTTAGCGTGACGCCTCGTGCGAATATAGCAGGCTCAGCCGAACTATACGTTAATGTCGTGCCGGGTGGAAGGGACTCACGAAAACGAGCCAAGCCGTGTTGCACAGATACAGATGCAGCATGGTGGATACCCACGGCGCTGATACCGGCAATAACAGCAATCAAGCTAAATGTAAGCACTGAGCGTTTCACGTTATTCGTCACTTCTTCTTAATTACGTTCATGAAGTGGGGTATAGCCTATATTATAGAGCAAGAGAACATTACTTTTGATGTTAAGAGAGTGTTTGATTGAGGTATTAAAATACCACATCATAAAAAATGGCAGAAAACTCTATCGAATCAGAGTTTGGATGAATTTTCGCTTGACGCTTTTATAAATGATGGTCATAAGGCCGTTACTTAGTTCGTTTGTGCCATGAAGTGCTACGCTTCATGGCGGAAATGTTATCCAAAGACATGATATTGTTTCGTGTTCTAAAGTTGGAATGTTATTAATGAAGACTACACGTTCGCTGAAGCCAGCGGAGGTGACGAAGAATTGGGTGTTGATCGATGCCGAAGGGCTCGTTCTCGGCCGTCTCGCCTCCATTATCGCTAACCGCCTGCGCGGTAAGCATAAGCCACAATTTACACCACATGTTGATTGCGGTGATAATGTTGTTGTGATTAATGCTGACAAAATTGCTCTTACAGGCAATAAATTTGGTCAGAAGCTTTTCCATTACCACACAGGCCATCCTGGTGGAATTAAAGAGCGTACAATTACACAACGCCTCACAGGAAAAAATCCAGGGCATGTTGTTGAGAAGGCTGTTGAGCGTATGATTACGCGTGGTCCTCTGCAACGCGCTCAGATGAAGCACCTTTATGTTTATGCTGGATCTGAACATCCGCATGACGGTCAGAAGCCTGCTAAATTAGATGTAGCTGCTCTGAACCGTAAGAACACAATTTCACACGAGTCGTAAGGCCTGACTATGTCTGAGACCCAAGAGCGTACCGGCACATTGCAGGACCTTGCGAGCGCAGCTCCTGCAATAAACACAAACGTAGCCCCAGTTCACGAACAAAAGCGTGATGCTCAGGGCCGTTCTTATGCAACAGGCCGTCGTAAAGACGCAGTTGCTCGCGTATGGATTAAGCCTGGCAAAGGCGATATTATTGTGAACGGTCGCCCGGTCACAACATACTTTGCTCGTCCAGTGCTTCGTATGATCATTACGCAGCCTTTCCTTTTAACGGATCGTTACAACCAGTTTGACGTGTATTGCACGGTGACAGGTGGCGGACTTTCTGGCCAAGCCGGGGCGGTTCGTCATGGTATTTCACGTGCATTGACACATTATGAACCAGCACTTCGTGGTATCCTGAAGGTTGCAGGCTTCTTGACACGTGATAGCCGTGTTGTTGAGCGTAAAAAGTATGGTCGTGCAAAAGCACGTCGTTCTTTCCAGTTCTCAAAGCGCTAATTTTCAGTTCTTTGTGGGATGCAAAAAAGCTCTGGCCATTTATTGGCCAGAGCTTTTTTTGTTTTTTAAAGTGTTCGTCCGTTCTATTTTTCTACCGGATCATAGCATAAATTACCGTCTTATGGCAGAATGAGATACGTTTTCTATCGCCGCCGTATACGAGAGTGATGACATGCTAACATTTTCTATCGAAAAAACTGATACTCCAACAGATGCAAAAAAGCGTGCAGAGTGGCTAGCGAACCCTGTATTTGGGCGTATATTTACAGATCATATGGCGATTATTCGTTATTCAGAAGGCAAAGGCTGGCATGATGCAAAAATTACAGCGCGTAAACCTTTGAGCATTGATCCTGCGTCTACAGTTTTACATTACGGACAAGAAATTTTTGAAGGAATGAAAGCTTATCGCGGCGCTGATGGACACATAAAGTCGTTTCGTCCGGAGGCAAATGCAGAGCGTTTTGCAGCGTCCGCCCGGCGGATGGGTATGGCTGTTTTACCTGAAGATCTATTTGTGCAAGCCGTGGATGAATTGGTGCGTATAGATCAGGATTGGGTTCCTTCTGGGGAAGGCCAAAGCCTGTATTTACGTCCCTTTATGATTTCGAATGAGGTTTTTTTAGGCGTCAAACCTTCGACAGAATATTTGTTTATTGTAATTGGCTGCCCTGTTGGGGCTTATTTTGGTTCCGGAGCGGTTTCGGTTTGGGTGTCTGAATTTTTCACGCGAGCTGCAATTGGTGGAACCGGAGAGGCCAAATGCGGTGGGAATTATGCGGGTAGTTTGGTCGCGCAAGCGGAAGCAAAAGAAAAGGGCTGCGATCAGGTTCTGTTCTTGGATGCTCGTGAACGGCGGTATGTCGAAGAAATGGGCGGTATGAACATTATGTTCGTTCGCAACGATGGGAAGATTGTAACACCACCTTTAGGAGGTACAATCTTACGAGGGATCACAAGGAATAGCATTATTCGCTTAGCTGCGGATAACGGGATTGAGGTTTTAGAAGAACCTGTTGATATTGAAGAGGTATTTTCTGGCGCAGCCTCAGGAAAATACACAGAAGCTTTTGCGTGTGGTACTGCTGCTGTATTGTCTCCTATAGGGAAATTACGTCGTCCTTCAGGTGAGGCTGTGTTTGGAAATGGTGAGCCCGGACCAATTGCAATAAAACTCAAGAAGATTTTGACAGATGTCCAGAGTGGGCGTGCGCCAGATAAGCATAGTTGGTTGCATGATATTGTTTGATAATAATACAAGGCCTTTCTTAGAGAGGCCTTTTCTTTAAGTATATTAGAAAAACGAAAAGATCATTCTATGGCTCAAAAAGTTGTTCCTGTTATTTTATCGGGTGGATCAGGGAGCCGATTGTGGCCGGTGTCACGTGGGAGTTATCCTAAGCAGTTTTGGCCATTGCTGAATGATCATACACTTATTCAGGAAACAGCGTTAAGGGGGAGCGCCTGTGGTTCGGCTGATCCCATTATTGTATGTAACGCAGACCATCGGTTTATTATCGCTGAACAATTGCGAGAAGCCGGAATAAAAAATCCGAAAATTGTACTGGAGCCTGTAGGGCGTAATTCTGCTCCTGCGATTGCCGCTGCTGCTTTTTTAGTAGCTCAAGAAGATCCAGACGCAATTTTGTGGGTGATGGCTGCGGACGCGGCTATTACGGATCTGAAATCTCTCCAAGACAGCTTACAAAATGCGGTTTTAGTGGCGCAGTCAGGCTGGATTGCAACCTTTGGCATGAAGCCGACAAAGCCTGAAACTGGCTATGGCTATATAGAGGCTGGTTCACCTATACAGAATATTCCTCAAGCGTATGAGGTTGCTCGTTTTATTGAGAAGCCGTCTTTGGATATAGCTCAGGAATTAATCCAGTCTGATAAATATTTCTGGAATTCTGGAATGTTCCTAGCCAAAGCAAAAGTCTTTTTGTCTGAAATACGCTCTTATGAGCCAGAAATTTATACTACGATTAAGCAGTCTGTTCAGCACTGTCGTGTAGATATGGATTTTATTCGTCTGGATGAAGAAAGTTTTCAGAAATCGCCGAATATATCAGTTGATTATGCCATAGCTGAGAGAACAAAGCTTGCAGCCGTTATCCCCGGTGATTTTGGATGGTCCGATATAGGAAGTTGGGACTCTTTGTGGGATTTGAGCCCTAAAGATCCACAAGGTAATGTGGTGTATGGAGAACATATTTTCTTAGATCGGACAAAGAATTGTTATGTCCGATCAGATGGTATCGTAACGGCTGTTACGGGTGTGGATGACCTGATTGTTGTTGTTACATCCGATGCCGTGATGATTTCTCATCGGGATAATGCGCAAGATATTAAACATGTGGTAGCCCGTCTAAGTGCCGCTGGTCGCAAAGAAGCTGTAGAGCATAAGCGATTATACAGACCATGGGGTTTTTATGAGAGCCTCATTCAGGCTGAGCGTTTTC
Protein-coding sequences here:
- a CDS encoding DMT family transporter translates to MNYAYLAVAIISETIATSSLKQSLGFTKLIPTIIVILGYIIAFYFLSLALKEIPTGIAYAIWSGVGIVLISTVAWIFQGQKLDMPAMVGMALIIAGVIVMNVFSKTSSH
- a CDS encoding NAD(P)H-binding protein, translating into MNICVIGANGRSGAALCRALIQRNLNVIAVVRSCGKLAPDLADACKAVRQADLTDAENLPIALENADLVINTAHAKYIPNILKATQAPVVALGSTRKFTRWMDDHGRGVLKGEQALIQDGRPSVILHPTMIYGAQGEDNVQRLATLLERLPIIPLPGGGKSLVQPIYQSDVTNSMIAAIDLIAKGRIKTPESIVIAGPKAVSYRTFVRMILYFAEMGGRPIISVPGWMLSAAAHLIQHMNKLPKITPEEVRRLLEDKNFDITRMENELGVKPVPLEYGLKKLLARPYLPPV
- the rplM gene encoding 50S ribosomal protein L13; the encoded protein is MKTTRSLKPAEVTKNWVLIDAEGLVLGRLASIIANRLRGKHKPQFTPHVDCGDNVVVINADKIALTGNKFGQKLFHYHTGHPGGIKERTITQRLTGKNPGHVVEKAVERMITRGPLQRAQMKHLYVYAGSEHPHDGQKPAKLDVAALNRKNTISHES
- the rpsI gene encoding 30S ribosomal protein S9, with product MSETQERTGTLQDLASAAPAINTNVAPVHEQKRDAQGRSYATGRRKDAVARVWIKPGKGDIIVNGRPVTTYFARPVLRMIITQPFLLTDRYNQFDVYCTVTGGGLSGQAGAVRHGISRALTHYEPALRGILKVAGFLTRDSRVVERKKYGRAKARRSFQFSKR
- a CDS encoding branched-chain amino acid aminotransferase; the protein is MLTFSIEKTDTPTDAKKRAEWLANPVFGRIFTDHMAIIRYSEGKGWHDAKITARKPLSIDPASTVLHYGQEIFEGMKAYRGADGHIKSFRPEANAERFAASARRMGMAVLPEDLFVQAVDELVRIDQDWVPSGEGQSLYLRPFMISNEVFLGVKPSTEYLFIVIGCPVGAYFGSGAVSVWVSEFFTRAAIGGTGEAKCGGNYAGSLVAQAEAKEKGCDQVLFLDARERRYVEEMGGMNIMFVRNDGKIVTPPLGGTILRGITRNSIIRLAADNGIEVLEEPVDIEEVFSGAASGKYTEAFACGTAAVLSPIGKLRRPSGEAVFGNGEPGPIAIKLKKILTDVQSGRAPDKHSWLHDIV
- a CDS encoding mannose-1-phosphate guanylyltransferase/mannose-6-phosphate isomerase → MAQKVVPVILSGGSGSRLWPVSRGSYPKQFWPLLNDHTLIQETALRGSACGSADPIIVCNADHRFIIAEQLREAGIKNPKIVLEPVGRNSAPAIAAAAFLVAQEDPDAILWVMAADAAITDLKSLQDSLQNAVLVAQSGWIATFGMKPTKPETGYGYIEAGSPIQNIPQAYEVARFIEKPSLDIAQELIQSDKYFWNSGMFLAKAKVFLSEIRSYEPEIYTTIKQSVQHCRVDMDFIRLDEESFQKSPNISVDYAIAERTKLAAVIPGDFGWSDIGSWDSLWDLSPKDPQGNVVYGEHIFLDRTKNCYVRSDGIVTAVTGVDDLIVVVTSDAVMISHRDNAQDIKHVVARLSAAGRKEAVEHKRLYRPWGFYESLIQAERFQVKRIVVEPGGKLSLQKHYHRAEHWVVVAGTALVTRDNEQLVLRENESVYLPLGSVHRLENPGKIPLTLIEVQSGPYLGEDDIIRLEDVYERN